The nucleotide sequence CCTCCGGGGATAATTATCCCGTCCAGCTCTTTCAACTCTTTTAATTTCTGCGCGTCTTTCTCGTATTCTTCGGAATTAAGCCAAAAAAGCTCTGGTTTTTTCCCGTGGAACCAGGAGGCGTGTTTAACGGCCTCAATAACTGAAATATAAGAATCGGACAAAACAAATTTACCCGTGCTAAAATATTTTCCGACTATTCCGATTTTAACCGCCCGATTGGATTTGTTGAGTTTTTTAAACTTAAACACCAATTTCTTCCACTCGGCCAAATCTTTCTTTTTATCTCTTAGCCCGAATTTCTGTAAAATCCTCTCCCCTAGTTTTTCTTTCTGAAAAAGAAGAGGTATTTCATAAATAGAATCTACGTCCGGCGCGGAAATTACGTCCTCCTGGCTGACGTTGCAGAAAATGGAAAGTTTGCGCTTGCGCGGCGTATCCAACGGCCTTTCCGACCGCCCGAGCAGGATATCCGGCTGGATACCCACCGCGTTTAAAGAACGCACCGCGGTCTGTGTAGGTTTAGTTTTCATCTCCCCTACTTTGCTCGGGATAGGCAAATAACTCACCATCACGACTAAAACTTTGTCGGGATACTGCGACCTCATCATTCTCACCGCTTCCAGAAATAAAACGTTCTGGTATTCGCCGACCGTTCCGCCTATTTCTATAATAATAAAGTCCGCTTTGCCTTTCTTCTCCACCCGCTTGATTCTTCTGATGACCTCTTCGGGAACATGAGGAACAACCTCCACGCATCTGCCGCCATATTCCAAATTACGCTCTCGCCCAATTACCGTCTGATAAACACGGCCGGTGGTCATATAATTATCGGATAAAATATTCACGTCCAGAAATCTCTCATAATTTCCAAGGTCCTGGTCGGTTTCATCGCCGTCTTCAGTCACAAAAACCTCCCCGTGTTCCACGGGATTCATGGTGCCGGCATCAACATTGATATAGGGGTCGATTTTTATGGCCGTCACTTTATAACCCTTGCTTTGTAATAATTTTCCAATGGAAGCCGAAGCCGCTCCCTTGCCAACGGAAGACATCACCCCGCCAACGACAAAAATAAAGCGTGACATAATTATTTAGTACCTGTTATTCTTATTTTAATATTAAAAAATATCTCCGGGGTAAACTTTATTTCTACACTATGCTCTCCTGCCTCTTTGATTGGCTTTTTGATTATAATAAAATCCGGCCCTACCTCTGCCCCCAATTGTTGCTTGAGCGCGCTGGATATTTCTGACGGTTTTACGGCGGCAAAAAGTTTTCCGCCCTGGCTGATTTTCCCCTCCACTTTCACCTCGCGGTTGGCAATTTTATTTTTTATAGCCACGAATCTGTCTTTTTCTCCTTGCTCGCGCCTATTTTTCGCTTTCATTTTTATCTCGGCCACGGCCAGCGCCTTAGCATCAGCCAAAACCGCTAGATTATTAGGAAGCAAAAAATTCCTGCCATAACCCTCCGCCACTTCTTTTACTTCCCCCTCCTTACCTAACTTGGAAACGTCTTTAAGCAAGATAATTTTCATATTGGCAAAACATTATCTTATAATAACACGGAACCTATCTTTTGTTTAACGCTCTAAGGGGCTAAAATTTCAAGGGCTTTATCAAGTTGTGGGTCATTATCATTATTGAAATCGTCTTTAGTCAAATCAATTTCTATATCCGGGTCAATTCCCAGCTGGTCGATTTCTCTCCCCTTGGGAGTAAGCCATTTAGCCACGGTCAATTTGACCGCTGAACCATCTGTAAAAGTTTCCATTTCCTGCACCGACCCCTTGCCGAAGGTTTTTTTGCCAATCAGCGTGGCTAAGCCATAATCCTGTAAAGCACCGGCGACAATTTCAGAACCGGAAGCGCTGCCCTCATTAATTAACACCATTGTCTTATAATCCTTAAGACGCGCCCTCGAAGGAGATTTGTACTCTTTAATGCTCCCATCGCCGAATTTCTCCGTCACTACCAATTCGCCGTCTACCCACTCCGAAGCGACTCTCACGGCGCCGTCCAAAAATCCCCCGGGGTTGCCCCGCAAATCGATAATTAAACCATCGGGATTTTCTTCCAGCGCCCATCTAACCGCTTTGTCAAAACGTTCCACCGTGTCTTCAATAAATTGATTAATTTCTATATAAGCGATCTTCTTGCCGTGATAATCTTTCATCTCATATTTAACACTCACAATATTAATCACTCCGCGAGTAATAGTAAAATCCTTCGGTTCGGTAAATTCCTCGCGGGTTATCTTCAGGATGACATTGGTACCGGATTTCCCGCGAATAATTGAGATGGCATAATCCAAAGAAATACCGGAGGCATCCATATTATCAATTGCTAAAATTACATCGCCAGTTCGAATGCCCGCCTTGTCCGCCGGAGTATCGGGCAAGGGAGCGATAACCGTGAGATGATTATTTTTTATCCCGATTTCCGCGCCGATACCCTCAAAACTTCCGGAAAGTTCTTTGGTGAATTTTTCGGTCGTTTCCGGGTCAAAAAATACCGAATGCGGATCGCCCAAAGATGCCACCATTCCGGCCAAAGCGCCATAAAATAATTTGGTGTCAAGAATATCTTTATTTATATACCTTATTTTTATCGCCTCCCATAATTGCCAGAATAAATTAAAATCCACGTCTTTAGATAAAAATTCCGGCGTTTTATTTTTTTCAACATTTACCACCGCCCCGCCGGCAATATCAGCGCCTTTCTGCGTTTCTATTTTCCAGCGATATTCATTAACCAAGAGACCGGCGACAAAACTAAACAAAACTAAAGTCACCACCACGTAAATGGAAACTCCGCACCACCACCCCTTTTTCGGCGACCGACTGGGCTGATATTGAAATTGCATATTCTAAAATTAAATTCTTTTTATTTTCGCTCCCAAATTTCCTAATCGCTCTTCTATTTTTTCGTAACCCCTGTCAACTATTTCCGCTTCATTGATAATCGTCTGTCCGCGAGCGATAAGACCGGCGATAATCATAGTGACGCCGGCGCGCAAATCAAAACTTTTTATTTCCTGGCCGTATAAAGGCGTGGGGCCGGTAATAATGACGCGATGCGGGTCAGCCACAATGGCGTTGGCTCCCATTTTAACAAGTTCGCCCACATAACTCATTCGCCCCTCATACATCGGGTCGTGGATGAGCGAAGTTCCGGCGCACTGCGTCGCCAAAACTCCAAAAGGCGCCTGCAAGTCCGTCGGAAAACCCGGGTAAGGCAGCGCCTGCAATCGGAAAGATTTTAAATTATGCGAAGGAATAATTTTGAGAAAATTTTTGCCTAACTCTGTTTTTACTCCCGCGCTCTGTAATTTCAATAAAATCAAATCCAGATGCTCGGGAATAATATCTTCAATAACGACTTCGCTCTTGGTCGCCGCCGCCGCCACGGCAAAAGTCCCTATCTCTATCTGGTCAGGAATAATTTTATGCTTCGCGCCTTTTAATTTTTCTACGCCCTCAATTTCAATAACATGATTGCCGGCAAATTTTATTTTAGCTCCCAAAGCATTCAAAAAATCGGCTAAATCCTCAACGTGCGGCTCTACGGCGGCGATTTTAATAGTAGTTATCCCTGCGGCAAAAACGGCAGCCATCATCGCGTTTTCAGTTGCGGTAACTGAAAATTCTGGTAAAATAATAATAGCGCCCTTTAGCTTGCCGGAAAAATTATACAATCCGTCCTCCCTCTCCACTTTAGCTCCCAGCTTTTCCAAGACATACAGATGAGCGTCAATCGGCCTGTTGCCGATAATACAACCGCCCGGTTCGGGAATAGCGACTTCCCCGAATCTCGCCAAAAGCGGGCCCAAAAGCAAAATGGAAGAACGCATGCTTTTCACGGTCTGCTTATCCAAATCGTTCAAATCAACCCCCTTGTTGCAGATGGTGAGTTCGTTAGCGCCGGTCCATTCCGCGCGACCGCCCAAACTGCGGAGAATCTCCAACATTTTTTCTACGTCAACAATGCGGGGAACATTTTGCAAAACGCACTCCTCGGCCGTTAGCAGGGTGGCGGCGATGATGGGTGTAGCCGCGTTTTTCATCCCCCCCGCTTTAATTGTGCCGGAAAGGTGATAACCTCCCTCAATAATAAATTTAGACATACTTATACACATCTTAACCCAGCCGGATAAAATAGTAAACCCCTCAAACTTTAAACGATTTTTATTATGGATTTAAAAACTCGTCGAATAATTTATTCAATTTTCATAGCGGTTTTCATTATTGTCGCGCCATTTGTTGTCCTTTACGCCGCGGGGTATCGCTACGACTGGAAACGGGGCAAACTTCTTCAAACTGGCGGAATTTATTTAATAGTTAAAACCCCAAAAACTAAAATATATCTTGGCGGAGAATTAATCAAAGAAACTGGCATATTTTTTAATAACGAAGTACGGCTAAACAATCTCCTGCCCAATAATTATCGCCTGACAGTGAGTAAAGACGGTTTTTATTCTTGGGAAAAAAATCTGACCGTCCGGAGTCAAGAAACCACCTTTGCCGAGCATATCAATCTTTTTCGGCAGAATCAGCCGCGGGAAGAAATAGATGAGCCGAGTGAGTTGATAAATATTTCTCCCAATCAAAAATATTTAATCTACTCCGGCATCAAAAGAGAAATATCGGGACTTTGGCTTTGGGATAAAGAAAAAAAATCCAAGGAATTATTATATCGGATAAATAAAAACTCGCTGGAAAATTTAAATTATGAAGAACTTGTCAAATGGTCCTCTGACAGCAAAAAAATTCTGCTCGCCGCACCAGCGGCGGCTGGCGGAAATTCTCATTTTGTTATTAATGCCGAAAATCCGGCTGAAATTATCCTCGTAGAGAATATCGCCAAGCAAAAATTTAATGCTGTTTTTTGGGTCAAAAACGGCAGTAATTCCCTTTACGCTATCAGTAAGAATATAATCTACGAAATTGACCTGCCTAACAATACTGTCGCCCAATTTATAACTTCAGAAAACGAAGGTGAAATTGTTGATTTATGGAGAGAAAATGACGATTTTTATTATACTTTGCTCACCGACACAGAGACATTGCTTCTCAAAAAAAATGTCTGGAGCGGAGAACAAATTATCCTACGCCTGACTGCCAATCCCTATAAATTTATCGCTCCCGGACCCAAAAATATCTTTTCTCTATACGACGATAAAAATAAAGAAGTGCTGCTCATAGATAAAACTACTTCGGAAGTTTTGCTTCAAGAAAAAGCGCTGGGCGGCGAATGGGAAAAAACGCAGGAAAGATTTTTGTATTACAAAAATTTTGAATTATGGTTTTACGAGCACAAAGAAGATAAAAACGAGCTTATTTCCCGCTACAGCCAAGAAATAAAAAAAGCCCGCTGGGTTCCGGCTTTGGATTATATCACGTTTCTTCTTGGCGATGCTCTTAAAATTATTGAACTTGACGGCAGGGATAAACGCAATTTTTATAATCTGGCGGATGAAATACGCGCCAATAATTTTCTCTTGACTGAAAACGGGGAAACGGTTTATCTAAGTTCCGACAAAGATAAGGGCGGCGGTTTATATGAATTGGTTATCCAATAAATTTATTACTAAAATCCCCCTCATTATAGAGGGGGATTTTTTAATTATCTATTTTTTATTTTTTTCTCTTTCGGCCGCCAGCTCCGCGGCTTTGAGCAAACTGTCAAAACTTTCACCGCCATCTCCCCACCAGCCCGTAAGTTTGGAAAAGGTCATGGTCCCCTGCTTGACGTAAAAATTATTGACGTCTGTAATTTCCAATTCCCCCCGGCCCGAGGGCTTGAGGGTTTTAATCACTTCCCAAACCTGATTGTCATACATATATAGTCCGATGACCGCCAAATTGCTCTTGGGCTCGGCCGGCTTTTCCACTATACTGACAATTTTGTCTCCGTTTACTTCCGCTACGCCAAACGATTTTGGATTCTCCACTTCTTTCAAAAATATCTTGGCGCCCTTCTCTCGTCTGGCAAAATCGTCCACTGCTTCCTTGATATTATCCTCTAAGATATTATCGCCCAGCATTACCACGATTTTATCGTTATCGGCAAAATCATCGCACAACCCGAGCGCCTGGGCGATGCCGCCCGGCTTTTCCTGCACGCCATAGGAGAACCTCGCGCCGAATTCCTCGCCGGAACGGAGTAATTCTAAAAAGTGCCCCGCGTGTCCTTTGCCCGAGACAATCATAATATCTTTGATTCCGGCGCTAACCAAAGTTTCAATCGGATAATAAATCATGGGCTTATCATAAACCGGCAATAAGTGCTTATTAGTGACATAAGTTAACGGCCGCAACCGCGTCCCCTCGCCTCCTGCGAGTATGATGCCTTTCATAGGATATAAAATTATTTTACTCTTTGAATTTTTATTTAAATCTAATGGAGAATAATCGCCAAAATAACTACAAAAATTAACACAACCACTCCAGCGGATATCCAAAGCCGTAAAATTTTTTTATTAGTTTCAGTCGCCCTTTGTTTCCTTTCTGCATCGCTTAAACGGATTGGCGGTTGTTTTTCTCCTAAAATTATTTTAAGAGGGTCTGTTATCAACGGATAAAACCATAACCAACTAAGTGGAGCAAAAACCATACACCACAAAGCGTTCGCTTTCGATAATTTTTCCGCTTTTAATACCTTTGTGCAAAAATAGATAAAATATACCAAAAACCCTATATAGAGAATAAAAAATATAACGACTAATTCGCTTTCGGATTCGCTTAAACCACGTAAAACGATACTACCAACAAATGCTATCCAAAACAATACCTTTAATCGGTTTAAATATTCTCTTGCCTGTTCTGTATGTTTTATGTCCGTTCTTGCTAAATATTTTTCTGCGATCTCTCTTGAATTATTTGACTCGATTTCTTTCATTCTATTATATTGCTCCATACATTTAATATTTTATATATTTATAAATCAATGGCCTATTCTTTACAATTTTATCTTAAAAAATTCTTCTACTAATAAATTTTATTTATTCCAAATACTCCCCCAACGCTTCTTGCCACCTCCTTATCTATTTTGTCTTTGCGACCCCGAGATTGACTTCGGCGAGCTCAGTCGAGCCGTCGAGGGGGAAGCAATCTCTATAATACGCGTAGATTGCTTCGTCGTCCCGAATTCTAGGGACTCCTCGCAATGACATTATTGTTTTAAATACTCCCTCAATGCCTCCCTCCAACTCCTCATCTCCGGCAATTTGGTGTTTAACAAAACAGAAAATTTGGGACGGCGGGCGAGGCGGGGAAATTTATCGGAATTGACCGGTTCAACTTTTATATCTATATTTTTTATTTTAAAAATCTCTTTGGCAAATTCGTACCACGTGCAGGCATCGTCGTTTGTCGCGTGATAAATACCCCACGGATAACCACCATCAACTATTTCTTTCGTCCTCTTCGCTAAATCTAAAGCATAAGTGGGACTGGCATATTCCTCGTCAACGACTTCCAGCTTATCACGCTCCCCTGCCAATTGCAACATTAAATCAACAAAACTTTTCTTGGCCTCGGCGCTGGAAGCGGGATTGCCGAATAATTTACAAGTACGCAAAATATAGTATCTATCACCATATTTTTGAACCTCCCGTTCGCCCATCAATTTGCTCTCACCATATTTATTAACCGGACTCGGTTCGTCATTTTCCTTATATCCCTCCTCCTTACTGCCGTCAAAAACGTAATCACTGCTATAATGGACGAAAACAGAACCAACTTCTTTGGCTATTTTTGCCAAATATCCCGGCGCCTCGCCATTTACTTTTTTAGCAATGGCAAATCCTTCTTCTTCCTCGCATTTATCAACGGCATTATAAGCCGCGGCGTTAATAATTAAATCAGGTGTTAATTTTGTAATCTTTTCTCGCGCTTGCTTTTCATCGGTGATATCAATTTCTTCTCTATCCCATAAAAAAAGTTCCTCGCCGGAAAAAACTTCCGCCAAGTACTGCCCCAGCATTCCTTTCGCGCCGATGATTAGTATTTTCATAGTATTTTGTCATTGCGACCCCGAGCTTGACTTCGGCGAGCTCAGTCGAGTCGTCGAGGGGGAAGCAATCTCTAATACGTGTAGATTGCTTCGCTCATCTTCAACAAGTTCGGATTCGCTCGCAATGACAGATTATTACAAATTATTATAGATATTTAAACTCAACTATCTCCCTTGCCCAACGGCAAAAGTTCGCTATCATGTTCAGCTAAAGCAATCACAACTTCACCTCCACTTCTTTTACCCTCTCTTGCCATTAACGCCAAAGCGCCTGCCCGATGTATTCCTTCAATTAAAACTATTTCTCCATTATGGATAACGCCCGTTAACATTGTTTGAAAAGGAAAATTATTAATAATGTCTTTTATTTTATTATTAGCGGCAATTAATGGATGATTTATTATATCTGACAATCGTTTAGTAATAATTCCGCCATAACATTTGGCAATCCAACTGCGTGTCGGCGTTCCGTAAAATTTTTCCACCTCCGCGATGTCATTTATGCGGTATATTTTCCATTTTTTCTCCTGCGGTTTCAACGGGGCAACATAATTGGCTCTCCACTCATCCCAAGAGTTAAATCCTCTTTCTCTCCAATGCTTCTCCCAGCCTTTCTGATAAGCTTCGTAAACACGCCACACCGCAAAAATATCCCGCCATTCAATATCGTGGACGTATTCTAAGGATTTATATTGCTCCGGGATTTTCATAAATAATTATTCATTACTCCCCTCCTTAGATAAGCTTGCCTACCGGCAGGCAGGGAGGGGTTGGGGTGATTAGATATTTCAACTCCCACCCCCTCTGACTCCCCCTCGGGCAGGGGGAGAATATTAACTTAAAAATATTTAAAATTAATCTTTCCTGTCTCTACCGTCTCTTTCACTCTCTCATAATCTTCCGGCGTACCCAAATCCGCCCAAAAGCCGTCGTGGATGAAACCGTAAATCGGCCTTCCTTCGCGCAACATTCCAAAATAGGCAGTGTCAATTACAGATGCCGGCTCTTTTTTCAGATAATCCAAAACTTGCGGCTCTAAAACATGGATTCCCGTGAACATATATTCTTCCGCCTCGTCCGTGTAACCGGATATTTCTTTGATGTCGCGGACTCTGCTTTCTTTATCGACTAAAATTTTTGGATACTGTTTATCTGAATCATTTTTTCGCAATACCATGGTTGCCAGCGCTTTTTTCTGCCGGTGGAAATCAACGACTCGGCGCAAATCAATATCAGCTAAAATATCGCTATTTATTACCACAAAAGTATCTTTGATTTTACCGATTTCTGCCGCTTGTTTTATCCCGCCGCCGGTGTCTAAAATTTCCTCTTCTTTGGAATAAACGATACACATTCCTAATTGTGAGCCATCGCCCAGCTCCCTTTTTATCAAATCACCTAAGTAATATAAATTGATAATAACGTCGGTAATGCTGGCGTTTTTTAAAAGTTTCAGCGAGTAATAAATAAGCGGCTGACCGTTAACCGGCAAAAGCGGTTTGGGAATTTTTTCTGTAAGTGGACGCAATCTCTCTCCCCGTCCCGCCGCCAAAACTATGGCTTGCATTTTATCCTCCGTATTGTTTTTTATAATAATTCTGATACTCGCCGGATTTGATATTCCCCCACCATGATTCATGGGTTTTATACCATTCTACCGTTTCTTTAAGTCCGGTTTCAAAATCTACCCGCGGCTCCCAGCCCAGTTCGTTTTTAATTTTGGAAAAATCAACGGCGTAGCGGCGGTCGTGGCCCGGACGGTCTTTAACATACTCAATCATTTCTTCGCCATAGCCCATTAATTCTAAAATTTTCTTGGTAATTTCTATACCGGATTTTTCGCTATCCCCCCCCAGACAGTAGGTCTCGCCAATTTTCCCTTGATGTAAAATCAAATCCACTCCACGATTATGGTCATCTACGTAAATCCAATCGCGGACATTAAGCCCATCGCCATAAACTGGAACTTTTTTGCCCTCAATTAAATTGGTGACGAACAAAGGAATAACTTTTTCCGGGAATTGATAAGGACCATAACTATTTGAACAATGGGAGATGGTAATGGGCAAAGCGTGCGTGTGAAAATATGACCTGACCAAATGGTCCGCCGCCGCTTTGCTTGCCGAATAAGGGCTGCGCGGGTCATAGGGCGTTTTTTCATTAAATTTTTTAGGCGAATCAAGCTCTAAACTGCCAAAAACCTCATCGGTGGAAATATGATGAAATCTTTTTCTGCTATTAATCCTCGCTGCTTCCAGTAAAACCTGTGTGCCCAATACATTGGTTTTTACAAACTCTCCCGAATCAATAATTGAACGGTCCACGTGCGACTCGGCGGCAAAGTGGACAATGGCATCGCAATCCTTAACTAGTTCATTTACTAAATCGGCGTCTCCAATATCGCCCTTAACAAATTCATAATTAGGATTTTTTTCAACTGCCGTTAAATTTTCCAAATTCCCGGCATACGTCAATTTATCCAGATTGATAATCTTATAATCAGGATGGTTCTTGAAAATGTGGTGGATAAAATTGGAGCCAATAAACCCCGCTCCTCCGGTAACGAGTATTTTCATAAAAAATAATTATTTAAATTTCCGCCAATCAAA is from Patescibacteria group bacterium and encodes:
- a CDS encoding CTP synthase; translation: MSRFIFVVGGVMSSVGKGAASASIGKLLQSKGYKVTAIKIDPYINVDAGTMNPVEHGEVFVTEDGDETDQDLGNYERFLDVNILSDNYMTTGRVYQTVIGRERNLEYGGRCVEVVPHVPEEVIRRIKRVEKKGKADFIIIEIGGTVGEYQNVLFLEAVRMMRSQYPDKVLVVMVSYLPIPSKVGEMKTKPTQTAVRSLNAVGIQPDILLGRSERPLDTPRKRKLSIFCNVSQEDVISAPDVDSIYEIPLLFQKEKLGERILQKFGLRDKKKDLAEWKKLVFKFKKLNKSNRAVKIGIVGKYFSTGKFVLSDSYISVIEAVKHASWFHGKKPELFWLNSEEYEKDAQKLKELKELDGIIIPGGFGSRGVEGKIKAVEYARKNRIPYLGLCYGMHMAVIEFARHVCKLRNANTAEINPSTKNPVIHIMPDQAEKIKDKRYGGTMRLGAYPCFLAPGSISREAYDKRQIFERHRHRYEFNNDYRGLFQKKGLVLAGTSPDNKLVEIVELSKKDHPFFVGVQFHPEFKSRPLRPHPLFREFIKAAIKKKK
- the rplI gene encoding 50S ribosomal protein L9, producing the protein MKIILLKDVSKLGKEGEVKEVAEGYGRNFLLPNNLAVLADAKALAVAEIKMKAKNRREQGEKDRFVAIKNKIANREVKVEGKISQGGKLFAAVKPSEISSALKQQLGAEVGPDFIIIKKPIKEAGEHSVEIKFTPEIFFNIKIRITGTK
- a CDS encoding S41 family peptidase, with product MQFQYQPSRSPKKGWWCGVSIYVVVTLVLFSFVAGLLVNEYRWKIETQKGADIAGGAVVNVEKNKTPEFLSKDVDFNLFWQLWEAIKIRYINKDILDTKLFYGALAGMVASLGDPHSVFFDPETTEKFTKELSGSFEGIGAEIGIKNNHLTVIAPLPDTPADKAGIRTGDVILAIDNMDASGISLDYAISIIRGKSGTNVILKITREEFTEPKDFTITRGVINIVSVKYEMKDYHGKKIAYIEINQFIEDTVERFDKAVRWALEENPDGLIIDLRGNPGGFLDGAVRVASEWVDGELVVTEKFGDGSIKEYKSPSRARLKDYKTMVLINEGSASGSEIVAGALQDYGLATLIGKKTFGKGSVQEMETFTDGSAVKLTVAKWLTPKGREIDQLGIDPDIEIDLTKDDFNNDNDPQLDKALEILAP
- the murA gene encoding UDP-N-acetylglucosamine 1-carboxyvinyltransferase, with product MSKFIIEGGYHLSGTIKAGGMKNAATPIIAATLLTAEECVLQNVPRIVDVEKMLEILRSLGGRAEWTGANELTICNKGVDLNDLDKQTVKSMRSSILLLGPLLARFGEVAIPEPGGCIIGNRPIDAHLYVLEKLGAKVEREDGLYNFSGKLKGAIIILPEFSVTATENAMMAAVFAAGITTIKIAAVEPHVEDLADFLNALGAKIKFAGNHVIEIEGVEKLKGAKHKIIPDQIEIGTFAVAAAATKSEVVIEDIIPEHLDLILLKLQSAGVKTELGKNFLKIIPSHNLKSFRLQALPYPGFPTDLQAPFGVLATQCAGTSLIHDPMYEGRMSYVGELVKMGANAIVADPHRVIITGPTPLYGQEIKSFDLRAGVTMIIAGLIARGQTIINEAEIVDRGYEKIEERLGNLGAKIKRI
- a CDS encoding carboxypeptidase-like regulatory domain-containing protein, which produces MDLKTRRIIYSIFIAVFIIVAPFVVLYAAGYRYDWKRGKLLQTGGIYLIVKTPKTKIYLGGELIKETGIFFNNEVRLNNLLPNNYRLTVSKDGFYSWEKNLTVRSQETTFAEHINLFRQNQPREEIDEPSELINISPNQKYLIYSGIKREISGLWLWDKEKKSKELLYRINKNSLENLNYEELVKWSSDSKKILLAAPAAAGGNSHFVINAENPAEIILVENIAKQKFNAVFWVKNGSNSLYAISKNIIYEIDLPNNTVAQFITSENEGEIVDLWRENDDFYYTLLTDTETLLLKKNVWSGEQIILRLTANPYKFIAPGPKNIFSLYDDKNKEVLLIDKTTSEVLLQEKALGGEWEKTQERFLYYKNFELWFYEHKEDKNELISRYSQEIKKARWVPALDYITFLLGDALKIIELDGRDKRNFYNLADEIRANNFLLTENGETVYLSSDKDKGGGLYELVIQ
- a CDS encoding sugar phosphate nucleotidyltransferase; this translates as MKGIILAGGEGTRLRPLTYVTNKHLLPVYDKPMIYYPIETLVSAGIKDIMIVSGKGHAGHFLELLRSGEEFGARFSYGVQEKPGGIAQALGLCDDFADNDKIVVMLGDNILEDNIKEAVDDFARREKGAKIFLKEVENPKSFGVAEVNGDKIVSIVEKPAEPKSNLAVIGLYMYDNQVWEVIKTLKPSGRGELEITDVNNFYVKQGTMTFSKLTGWWGDGGESFDSLLKAAELAAEREKNKK
- the rfbD gene encoding dTDP-4-dehydrorhamnose reductase, with protein sequence MKILIIGAKGMLGQYLAEVFSGEELFLWDREEIDITDEKQAREKITKLTPDLIINAAAYNAVDKCEEEEGFAIAKKVNGEAPGYLAKIAKEVGSVFVHYSSDYVFDGSKEEGYKENDEPSPVNKYGESKLMGEREVQKYGDRYYILRTCKLFGNPASSAEAKKSFVDLMLQLAGERDKLEVVDEEYASPTYALDLAKRTKEIVDGGYPWGIYHATNDDACTWYEFAKEIFKIKNIDIKVEPVNSDKFPRLARRPKFSVLLNTKLPEMRSWREALREYLKQ
- a CDS encoding nucleotidyltransferase family protein; its protein translation is MQAIVLAAGRGERLRPLTEKIPKPLLPVNGQPLIYYSLKLLKNASITDVIINLYYLGDLIKRELGDGSQLGMCIVYSKEEEILDTGGGIKQAAEIGKIKDTFVVINSDILADIDLRRVVDFHRQKKALATMVLRKNDSDKQYPKILVDKESRVRDIKEISGYTDEAEEYMFTGIHVLEPQVLDYLKKEPASVIDTAYFGMLREGRPIYGFIHDGFWADLGTPEDYERVKETVETGKINFKYF
- the rfbB gene encoding dTDP-glucose 4,6-dehydratase, which codes for MKILVTGGAGFIGSNFIHHIFKNHPDYKIINLDKLTYAGNLENLTAVEKNPNYEFVKGDIGDADLVNELVKDCDAIVHFAAESHVDRSIIDSGEFVKTNVLGTQVLLEAARINSRKRFHHISTDEVFGSLELDSPKKFNEKTPYDPRSPYSASKAAADHLVRSYFHTHALPITISHCSNSYGPYQFPEKVIPLFVTNLIEGKKVPVYGDGLNVRDWIYVDDHNRGVDLILHQGKIGETYCLGGDSEKSGIEITKKILELMGYGEEMIEYVKDRPGHDRRYAVDFSKIKNELGWEPRVDFETGLKETVEWYKTHESWWGNIKSGEYQNYYKKQYGG